The genomic segment ACACCGCCGGTCCGACCGGGCTCGACGTCTCCCGGCACGGGTCGTCGCCCGTGCCGTCCGCCAGGCTGTCACGGCACTACGACGATTGCCACGTCTGGCCGCCGTGCCGGCCGCCTGGTTGCCGCGCCTGCCGGTGCCGCCTAGCGCGGCAGCGGTGCCAGGAAGTCGGCGAGCGTGGCGGCCAGTTGCTCCGGGGCGTCCTCGGCCATGTGGTGCCCGCTCTCGATCGGGCCGCCGCGCAGGTCCGGCGCCCAGGGCCGCCAGACGGCCAGCACGTCGCCGTAGAGGTCCTCCATGTCGTCGCGGGTCGACCAGAGCACCAGCGTGGGGCATTCGATCTGCCGGTCGGCGGCCCGGTCGGAGTCGTCGGCCGCCCGGTCGGGACCCAGGCCGGCGCGGTAGTCCGCCAGCATCGCCCGGACCGTCGCCGGGTCGTGGATGGCGGCCCGGTAGTCGGCGTGGTTCGCCGCCCCCATCCGGTCGGGGTCGCCGCCGTACCAGGCGTCCGGGTCGGCCAGGATCGCCCGCTCCGGCTTCTCCGGCTGGGCGAAGAAGAACCAGTGCCACCAGGCGGCGGCGAACTTCGCGTCGGCGCGGGCCAGCGCCTCGCCGATCGGCACGCTGTCGAGCACGGCGAGCCGGGTCACGGCCTCGGGTGCGTCAAGCGCCAAGCGGTACGCGACGTAGCTGCCCCGGTCGTGGCCGACGACGGCGAACCGGTCGTGGCCGAGCTGGCGCATCAGGACCACGATGTCGCCGGCCATCGCGCGCTTGGAATAGGCAGCGTGATCGGGCGTGGTGGGGGGTTTGTCGGATTGGCCGTAGCCGCGCAGGTCGGGGCAGACGACGGTGTGGCCGGCGGCGACCAGCAGCGGCGCCACCCGGTGCCAGGTGGTGTGCGTACGCGGGTGGCCGTGCAGCAGGACCACCGGTGGGCCGGCGCCTCCGGTGCGGACCCGCAGGGTCACCGCGCCGAGGTCGATCCTGCGCTCCTCGAAGCCCTCGAACATGGGGTCAGTGTGCCCAGGGGGACCGACAGTCACACCCGGCCGACGTCGGCCCTCCCGCCGGCCCCGGAGACGAGAAGGCCCCCCGTGCACCCGTCAGAGCCCGCTTATCCTTGCTGCCTTCCGGCCCTGGGGAGGTTCACGAGATGCACGCCGCACGGGGGGTATGCCGAGTCTACCCGGCCGGGTTGTGGATCTTGACGGGTGGGCGGAAGCCGGCCCGCCCGGGTGCCTGTATCCTGTCGTGCGGAGGATTCGCCTAGAGGCCTAGGGCGCACGCTTGGAAAGCGTGTTGGGTTCACACCCTCACGAGTTCGAATCTCGTATCCTCCGCTCTCCCGAGCAGCGCAAACGTCGAGGCCGGTCCTGTACAGGACCGGCCTCACGCGGTATCCGACATGGCGCGTTCTCCGGGTCGGGCCGACATGTCCGCGTACCTGCCGACCCAGTCGGCCCGCCTCGACTCCGCACCCGAAGAGTTCCCGATGAACACCCAGCCCAGCCGTCCAACTGCTCTGAGCCCCACGAGGTGAACACCTGTTACCCTAAAACGCGATCGTAGGGTAACAGGTGTTCACCTCGTCTCGATCCCGCCGCTCAACGCGGGCGCGATCCTCGGCAGAGAGGGCGCGCGACGCCGAACAGCTCCGGCTCGCAAGGGCGATGAGCTACGACAGGTGGCCGACGCCGCCCGCGACTCCGCGATCGAAACCCGGATCAGACAGGCACTCGACCTCGGACGACAGGGCCAACCGCGGCTCGCGCCGCCGCGGCTGGACAACCGACGACCGCACCGGTTCGACGGCAGCCTGCGCAAGCAGCCGGCGGGCGGAGCCAACGATGACTGACGACGGTGTCCCCACCCGGGCCAACAGGGTCGAAGCCGCGCGGCGGGTCAAGCAGGCGCACGATGCCGGAGTCCGCTGCTGCTGGTCCTGCGGCCCCGGTTGCGACGAACTCGACCGGGCCGCCCAGGTGCTCGCCGAAGCGGCCCGGCGACCACCGGCCGGCCGGGCCGTCTCCCGCGCACTACGCAGCATCGGCTAACGAAACGCGTGTCGTACACATGTTCTATCCACAGGCTGTGGGCGACGGTCATGGGGTGTAGGAGAGCAGCGATCGGCCCGCTTCCGCCGGTGACTCGGTCGTGCGGGCGATCAACCGATCGTCGGCGTCCAGCAGTACCAGCTCGCTGCCCGAGCCGGTGTCGACCCGGGCCAGCAGGCCGCCGTCGGGTGTGAACAGCACCGCGCGCAGCTCGCCGCCGATCGGCACGTCGACGACCCGGCGGCGGGCCACGTCGATGACGGTGTCGCAGCTGAGGTTGCGGGCGACGTCGCCGACCGGCTCCCCCTCGGGCACCGTACTGACGCAGACCCGCCCCCCGTCGGCGGAGATCGCGGCCAGGTCGGTGAAGACCCGGTCCCCACCGAGGACTTCACGGTCGAGGGTCCGCTCTCGGCCCCCGTAGACGTCCGAGACGGTCACCGCGCTCAGATCCCCGTGCAGGTAGGCGAGCCTCTCGCCATCCGCCGACCAGCGGTAGTGGCAGCCCAGCGGTTCGCCGAGGTGGTCACCGGCACCCCCGGCGAAGTACCCGATCACCACCCCGGGAACGAAGGGCCCCGAGACGAACAACATGCGGGTGGAGTCGCCGGACCAGATCGGCTCGACGCAACTGCCGTCGACGTCGAAGTGCACGGTCCGGCGGTTGCCGCCGTCCACGTCGGACATCAGCAGATCGCCGGTGCCGGACGAGTCGACCCAGGTCACCCGGGTCCCGTCCGGGGAGACGTTCACGCTCGTCAGCTCGCCGCCGGGATACCGCCGACCGTCCGCGTGCAGCCTGCCGGACTGGTCGAGGTAGAACACCGTGCCGGGAACCGGCGGCAGTCCACCGGACGGGGAGCTGGGCGGCGGCGGAGGGTCCAGCGACGGCGCCGCCGAAGGCGAGGGCGACGCCGAAGATGATGGCTCAGGAGTAGGTGGCGCGCTGGTCGCACCGGGTGGCGGCGTGACCTGCCGCGGGTCGCCGATCGCCGCGTACGCGATCGCCGGCAGCGCGACGGCGCACACCACCACGGCCGCGACGGCGGCCACCCGGCGGCGGTGCCGCACCGTGTCGCGGACCGCGCCCACCCCGGCCGGCCGGATACACGGCGACACGTTGGCCCGGAACGCGGCGAACGCGTCGGAGATCCGCCGGTCGTCGTCGGCGTCAGGCATTGCCCTCCCCCTCCTCGCTGAGCTTCGCGGCCAGGGCCGCACGACCCCGGTGCAGCCGCGACTTGATCGTGTTCTCGGCCACCCCCTCCTGCCGGGCGATCTGCCGGATCGGCAGGTCGGCCAGGTGGTAGAGGATGACCGCGCGCCGTTGCTCGGCCGGCAGGGTGGCGAGCGCGGTGGCCAGCGCGACCCGGTCGGGGCTCGGCTCCTCGACGTGCTCGGGGCGCTGCCGGCGCAGGAACGACGCGGCGGTCTGCAGCCGGCGCCACCGGCTGGTCGCCAGGTTCCAGGCGACCCGGGTCACCCAGGCCGCCGGATCGTGGTACCCGCTGACCCGGCCCCACCGGGCGTACGCCCGGCAGAACGCCTCCTGGGCCAGGTCCTGGGCCGCCGCCAGGTCACGCGTGTACGCGTACATCTGGATCGTCAGCGAATGGAAGAACGCCGAGTAGAACTCCTCGAACCCTGGCTGCGCCGATCGCACCGCCTCCACGGTGCCCCCGTCCCGCAAGGTGACCACCCCAACACCCTCCCCGTGCGCCGGCCATCAGCAGCTACACGCGCCAGGGGCGGTTGGGGTTCCAGCGGGGTCAGGAGCGCGACAAAAGAGGGGGTACGAAAAATGGAAAGGAACGGTGGCCGCTCCTTTCCATTTCTAACGTATACCGCACCGGGGGGCTTGCGGCAAGACCGCGGTGGAGGCGCAGAATCGCTGGCCGAGGCCGGGATCCACGCCGTCGGGGGGCGCGAATTGCCCTGCGCGCAATGGCTGGATCCCAGATCGGAGCTGAAGAGCATGACCGCCCGCATTTTTGATCTTCCAGACCAGCTCTCCGCGAAGGTCGACCCGGCCCTGATCGCCGACGACGAACGGCACTTCGCGGCCATCGCCACCAGCCTCGAACAGGCGCAGGCCGAGCTGACCGAGCGCCTGGCCGCCGCCCGCCGGCAGCCCGGTGGCAAGGGCCGGCAGGCGGTGGACCGCGACCAGGAGGTACGCCGGCTGGCCAGCCGGCTGCGTACGCTGCGTCGCTTCGGGGTCGACCTGTGCCTCGGGCGCATGGTCGGCACGGACAACCCGGAGCCGGTGTACGTCGGGCGGCAGGGCCTCACCGACAGCGACGGGCGCCGGCTGCTGCTCGACTGGCGCTCCCCGGCCGCCGAACCGTTCTTCGGCGCCACCCACGCCAACCGGATGGGGCTGGCCAGCCGCCGCCGCTACCGCTGGACCCTCGGCCGGATCAGCGACTACTGGGACGAGGTGTTCACCCCGGACGGGCTCGACGGGCACGCCGCCCTCGACGACCAGTCCGCCTTCATCGCCAGCCTGGGCGGCAGCCGGTCGGCCCGGATGCGCGACGTGCTCGCCACCATCCAGGCCGACCAGGACGCCATCATCCGGGCCGGGTCCACGGGCGCGCTGGTCGTCGACGGCGGACCGGGCACCGGCAAGACGGTGGTCGCGCTGCACCGCACCGCGTACCTGCTCTATTCCGACCCGCGGCTCGGGCACCGCCGGGGTGGGGTGCTCTTCGTCGGACCGCACCAGCCCTACCTGAACTACGTCTCCGACGTGCTGCCCAGCCTGGGCGAGGACGAGGTGCAGATCTGCACCCTGCGGGACCTGGTTCCCGAGGGCGCCTCCGCGACCGACGAGACCGACCCGGAGGTGGCCCGGCTCAAGTCCACCGCCGACCTGGTGAGGGCGATCGAGGCGGCCGTACGGTTCTACGAGGAGCCGCCCACCGACGCGACGACGGTCAGCACCGACTGGGGCGAGGTCCGGCTGACCGCCGACGACTGGGCTGCCGCGTTCGCCGCCCCCGACCCGGGCACCCCGCACAACGAGGCGCGCGACGAGATCCTGGCCGAGCTGTGCACGATCCTGGCCGACCGGCACGACGACGACGTCCCGACCGACGACATCCCGACCGACGACATCCCGGTCGACGACATCCCGGCCAACGACGTCCCGGCCGACCAGCTCCGCGTCGCGCTGCTGCGTAACCGGGAACTGCAGACCGCCGTCAACCGGGCCTGGCCGCTCCTGGAGCCGGCCGACCTGGTCGCCGACCTCTGGTCGGTCCCCGCCTACCTGCGCAAGTGTGCGCCGTGGCTGCGTACCGAGGAGATCCGGAGCCTGCAGCGGGCGGAGCCGCGGGCCTGGACGGTGGCTGACCTGCCGCTGCTGGACGCGGCCCGGCAGCGGCTCGGCGACCCGGCGGCGTCCCGGCTCGAGCGGCGGCGCGCGGCCACCGTCGCCGCCGAACGCGGGCGGATGGCCCGGGTCATCGACGACCTGTTGGAAGCCAACGTGTACGACGACGGCGAAGGGCTGCTGTCGATGCTGCGCCAGCCGGATCTGCACGACGTGCTGGTGGACGAGGCCGTGCTGCCGGGCGCCGACCCGGACCTGCTCGCCGGGCCGTTCGCGCACATCGTGGTGGACGAGGCGCAGGAGTTGACCGACGCGCAGTGGCAGATGCTGCTGCTGCGCTGCCCGTCGCGCAGCTTCACCATCGTCGGGGACCGGGCGCAGGCCCGGCACGGCTTCACCGAGTCGTGGCAGGAGCGGCTGCGCCGGGTCGGGCTGGACCGGATCGAGCTGGCCTCGCTGACCGTCAACTACCGGACGCCGGCCGAGGTGATGGCGGCGGCCGAGCCGGTCATCCGGGCCGCGCTGCCGGACGCCAACGTGCCCACCTCCATCCGCGGCGGCGGGCATCCCGTCGTACGCGGATCGGTTTCCGATCTGGAGTCGATTCTGGAGACGTGGCTGGCCGGGCATGCGGACGGGGTGGCCGCTGTGATCGGGGAGCCGGCGTTCGAGGGGACGGCGCGGGTCCGGTCGCTGACGCCGGAGCTGGCGAAAGGGCTGGAGTTCGATCTGGTCGTGCTCGTGGAGCCGGAGCGCTTCGGCGACGGCATCGAGGGCGCGGTCGACCGCTACGTGGCGATGACCCGGGCCACCCAGCAGCTCGTCATCCTCGGGGACGAAAGATCGTCAGGACATTGAGCACGCGATCAAGGGCTGATGCGTGCCCGATGTCCTGACGATCTTGACGACCTACTCGGTGCGCAGGGCGACCGCCACCCGGGTCCTCGCCGCCCAGCCGGCCGGGAGCAGGGCGCCGGCCACCGCGATGACCAGGCCGGCGAGGCCGAAGAGGAGCAGTTGGACCGGGCTGTAGACGTCCAGGACCGAGTCGGGCAGGCGGAAGCCGACGCTGCCGGCCATCTCCGTGATCACCGCCCGTTGCAGCAGCACCCCGAACGCCGTGCCGACCACCCCGCCGACCAGGCCCGTCACCACCACCGAGGCGACGACCATCGCGGTGGTCTGCCAGGGCGTCATCCCCAGCGCCTTGTGTACGCCCAGGTCGTGCACGCGTTCGCGGGTCTCCAGGACGACCGTGTTCAACACGCCGAGCGCGGCGACGACGATCAGCATGAGGCTGAGCAGCCCGGTCAGCGTGTTGACGACGATCACCATCTCGTTGGTGTCATGTGCGAGGCGGTCGGCCTGCGCGCCGACCGGTCGCAGTGCCGTCGACAGCGCCTCGGCGTACGTGCCGGCGTCGGTGCCGGACCGCACGGTCACGTAGTACACCGACGGGGTCAGCTCCGGCTCGGCCTGGCGCAGGGTGGCCAGGTCGGTGATCACCTGCATGCCGTCGTTGTCGACGTTGAAGACCTCGGCGACGATCGTGACCGGGATGTCGACGCCGTCGACGGTCAGGACGATGCTCTCCCCCACCTGCTTGCCGGCGGCGGTCAGGAACGGCGTCGAGACGGCGATCTGCCCCGGCCCGGTCAGCCAGGAACCAGAGACCATCCGGTAGTAGCGCGCCGAATCCGGCCCGGTGACGCCGACCGCGTCGAGGCTGCCGCTGATCCCGACGGCGGTGATCTCGCCGCGGGCCACGCCCATGAACCCGGCGGTGCCCGGCTGGTCGGTGATCGCCCGCTCGACCGCCGCCGGATCGTCGAGCCGCGGCGGCCCCTCCGGACCCGGACCCCGATCCGGTGCCGGCGCCGCCGGCGGGCCCGAACCCGGTGGCCCGTCCAGCCCGAGCTCGCGCACCACCCCGACCTCGACGTCGGCGATGTCCTCGACCTCCTGGACCCGGTTCAGCGAGGTACCGAGCCCTACGGCGAAGGTGACGGCGGCGGCGCCGAACGCGATCGCGGCGACGATGCTCACCGCCCGCACCGGCCGGGCGAAGGGGTGGGCCAGGCCGAGCGTCACCGGCCTGGACAGCGGCAACCGGCCGGTCAGCTTCGCCGCCCACCGGCCCCGACCGGGCCGGGGGGTACGGCCGACGGCGAGCGCGTCGACACTGCGCAACCGGCCGGCCCGCACTGCGGCGACCAGGGCGGTTACCGCCACCAGGGCGAGCGCGCCGCCGACCACCACCGCGTCGACCCAGAGCTCCACCCCGCTGTCGTTCGTACCGTAGACGCGGTTGGTCTGGGCGAGGATCGGCACGGTCAG from the Solwaraspora sp. WMMD1047 genome contains:
- the helR gene encoding RNA polymerase recycling motor ATPase HelR, with translation MTARIFDLPDQLSAKVDPALIADDERHFAAIATSLEQAQAELTERLAAARRQPGGKGRQAVDRDQEVRRLASRLRTLRRFGVDLCLGRMVGTDNPEPVYVGRQGLTDSDGRRLLLDWRSPAAEPFFGATHANRMGLASRRRYRWTLGRISDYWDEVFTPDGLDGHAALDDQSAFIASLGGSRSARMRDVLATIQADQDAIIRAGSTGALVVDGGPGTGKTVVALHRTAYLLYSDPRLGHRRGGVLFVGPHQPYLNYVSDVLPSLGEDEVQICTLRDLVPEGASATDETDPEVARLKSTADLVRAIEAAVRFYEEPPTDATTVSTDWGEVRLTADDWAAAFAAPDPGTPHNEARDEILAELCTILADRHDDDVPTDDIPTDDIPVDDIPANDVPADQLRVALLRNRELQTAVNRAWPLLEPADLVADLWSVPAYLRKCAPWLRTEEIRSLQRAEPRAWTVADLPLLDAARQRLGDPAASRLERRRAATVAAERGRMARVIDDLLEANVYDDGEGLLSMLRQPDLHDVLVDEAVLPGADPDLLAGPFAHIVVDEAQELTDAQWQMLLLRCPSRSFTIVGDRAQARHGFTESWQERLRRVGLDRIELASLTVNYRTPAEVMAAAEPVIRAALPDANVPTSIRGGGHPVVRGSVSDLESILETWLAGHADGVAAVIGEPAFEGTARVRSLTPELAKGLEFDLVVLVEPERFGDGIEGAVDRYVAMTRATQQLVILGDERSSGH
- a CDS encoding FtsX-like permease family protein, with product MSALARVVRSGVGRRRVQTVVIGLVVMIAVTSAVLGGSLMVASQGPFDRAFTQQKGAHLAATIDAGAVDAGTVTEAQLAASASAAGVAASAGPFPTAQLELTSPEGHPLPALTVVGRADPGGAVDQIVLVGGRWATGPGEIVLATGGRLWLPLQVIGRRWTVTGASPDAPVTVVGIARSASQTGDAWTTPAQLAAWSGADSARAYQMLYRFTSAETDGQVEIGRSAVAAALPADAGFRSWLDVRREAISDTLLLVPFLIAFGVLGVVMAVLIIGNVIAGAVSTATRRIGILKALGFTPAQVVRAYVGQALIPATVGAVLGAVAGNLLTVPILAQTNRVYGTNDSGVELWVDAVVVGGALALVAVTALVAAVRAGRLRSVDALAVGRTPRPGRGRWAAKLTGRLPLSRPVTLGLAHPFARPVRAVSIVAAIAFGAAAVTFAVGLGTSLNRVQEVEDIADVEVGVVRELGLDGPPGSGPPAAPAPDRGPGPEGPPRLDDPAAVERAITDQPGTAGFMGVARGEITAVGISGSLDAVGVTGPDSARYYRMVSGSWLTGPGQIAVSTPFLTAAGKQVGESIVLTVDGVDIPVTIVAEVFNVDNDGMQVITDLATLRQAEPELTPSVYYVTVRSGTDAGTYAEALSTALRPVGAQADRLAHDTNEMVIVVNTLTGLLSLMLIVVAALGVLNTVVLETRERVHDLGVHKALGMTPWQTTAMVVASVVVTGLVGGVVGTAFGVLLQRAVITEMAGSVGFRLPDSVLDVYSPVQLLLFGLAGLVIAVAGALLPAGWAARTRVAVALRTE
- a CDS encoding alpha/beta hydrolase, which translates into the protein MFEGFEERRIDLGAVTLRVRTGGAGPPVVLLHGHPRTHTTWHRVAPLLVAAGHTVVCPDLRGYGQSDKPPTTPDHAAYSKRAMAGDIVVLMRQLGHDRFAVVGHDRGSYVAYRLALDAPEAVTRLAVLDSVPIGEALARADAKFAAAWWHWFFFAQPEKPERAILADPDAWYGGDPDRMGAANHADYRAAIHDPATVRAMLADYRAGLGPDRAADDSDRAADRQIECPTLVLWSTRDDMEDLYGDVLAVWRPWAPDLRGGPIESGHHMAEDAPEQLAATLADFLAPLPR
- a CDS encoding sigma-70 family RNA polymerase sigma factor, which encodes MYAYTRDLAAAQDLAQEAFCRAYARWGRVSGYHDPAAWVTRVAWNLATSRWRRLQTAASFLRRQRPEHVEEPSPDRVALATALATLPAEQRRAVILYHLADLPIRQIARQEGVAENTIKSRLHRGRAALAAKLSEEGEGNA